The following proteins are encoded in a genomic region of Pseudorca crassidens isolate mPseCra1 chromosome 5, mPseCra1.hap1, whole genome shotgun sequence:
- the LOC137224275 gene encoding uncharacterized protein has product MFPQSPRSPQLMAPGRYHFHWALGRPREEGHLLGQCELGIASRPPGRSRAPMPIIHPRPPPSPDHSPALCRSLSSPLCWLLSCSLHKVDQGGLWKMSGIASKSRFANRWPRGAGYSGQVLGSLRWESAWNAGEPRNRPEVASTSGVKCLAGLRGREEFGPDATPGSYALEAVPGCGGRRDGRGGASVVILEPRIPGSFAELRDLWTLTWTSFKETHGPLMDKNMNQIVFWHSNPSTLGKHPVQLFEDPLAYHDYAFKI; this is encoded by the exons ATGTTTCCTCAGTCGCCGAGGTCGCCTCAGCTCATGGCCCCAGGGCGATATCACTTTCACTGGGCGCTGGGCCGGCCCCGCGAGGAGGGGCACCTGCTGGGCCAATGTGAGCTCGGCATCGCCTCCCGCCCCCCGGGCCGCTCCAGGGCGCCGATGCCCATCATCCATCCCAGACCTCCTCCTTCCCCGGACCACAGCCCCGCGCTCTGCAGATCCTTGTCGTCTCCTCTTTGTTGGCTCTTGTCCTGCTCCCTGCACAAAGTAGATCAGGGAGGACTATGGAAAATGAGTGGAATTGCCAGCAAGTCGAGATTTGCAAACCGCTGGCCCAGAGGGGCTGGCTACTCTGGACAAGTCCTAGGTTCCCTAA GATGGGAGAGCGCCTGGAACGCAGGGGAACCGAGGAACAGGCCGGAAGTGGCGTCAACTAGCGGCGTCAAGTGCTTAGCGGGACTGCGGGGCCGGGAGGAGTTCGGGCCGGACGCGACACCCGGAAGTTACGCCCTGGAGGCGGTACCTGGTTGTGGAGGGCGTCGCGATGGGCGGGGCGGGGCGTCAGTGGTCATCCTGGAACCACGGATCCCAGGCAG TTTTGCAGAACTCAGAGATCTGTGGACGCTAACATGGACTTCATTTAAAGAAACCCACGGACCATTAATGGACAAAAACATGAATCAGATTGTATTTTGGCATTCAAATCCTAGCACTTTGGGAAAG